One segment of Erigeron canadensis isolate Cc75 chromosome 2, C_canadensis_v1, whole genome shotgun sequence DNA contains the following:
- the LOC122590179 gene encoding protein INVOLVED IN DE NOVO 2-like — translation MDDYMDHSSGEEIDGNDSEVEDYAEESSLELQDGKKRVKLSDEAFACPYCSNKKKRDYMYKDLLQHATMVAKTDSKKRSVQDKANHLALVKFLGKDIHEASGSSQTKDNVDVDHRAEQDADEMFVWPWKGVVVNLPIELQDGRHVGKSGSSLRDTLTMRGFNPTRVIPLWNFRGHSGCAIVEFHKDWPGFNNAMSFEKAYEANHRGKRDWKVIKDPKDDNYGWVARSDDYNADTIIGEHLRKIADLRIISDIIMEEDHKSEKLKSNLSKVNEDIKMHLVEMQNKCVETDNNLCKLIAEKDKLHQHYNAKIKKIESGAREHIQRLFSDHQKVKLQLQNQKTELELEGQELQKREVVNENEQKKLCEDIEQYAVKKKMLQMASDEQRKADESVMKLAEDQKRQKEELHNIIISREKQLDSMHALELEIEKYKGQLNVMQHIKKDDLEVIKKVEAIQMDLREKEEELEYLGSMNQTLVVQERKSNDELQDARKEMIEGFKDLPKTSHIGVKSMGELNNKPFVDAMKRKYNESEAIDRASELCSLWEEFLRDPNWHPFKVITDNGKSQLVMDENDEKLNGLKREHGKAVYKAVVTALKEINEYNPSGAYNIRELWNFEEGRKATLREGAAYLLELWDSQKPKRVG, via the exons ATGGATGACTATATGGATCATAGCTCCGGAGAAGAAATTGATGGAAATGATTCTGAAGTAGAGGATTATGCAGAGGAATCTTCCTTGGAGCTCCAGGATGGAAAAAAGAGGGTCAAGTTATCTGACGAAGCTTTTGCATGCCCATATTGTTCTAATAAGAAAAAGCGTGATTACATGTATAAAGACTTGTTGCAGCATGCTACTATGGTGGCTAAAACTGATTCAAAAAAACGCAGTGTGCAAGACAAAGCGAATCATTTAGCACTCGTTAAATTCCTTGGGAAAGATATACATGAAGCCTCTGGTTCATCACAAACTAAAGATAATGTTGATGTTGATCATCGAGCAGAGCAGGATGCAGATGAGATGTTTGTATGGCCATGGAAAGGAGTTGTCGTCAATCTACCTATTGAGTTGCAGGATGGTCGTCATGTAGGAAAAAGTGGTTCAAGTTTGCGGGATACTTTGACTATGCGAGGGTTTAATCCAACAAGGGTGATTCCACTGTGGAATTTCCGTGGTCATTCAGGATGTGCGATTGTTGAATTTCATAAAGATTGGCCAGGATTTAATAATGCCATGTCATTTGAAAAGGCTTATGAGGCCAATCATCGTGGTAAAAGGGATTGGAAGGTTATTAAGGATCCAAAGGATGATAATTATGGTTGGGTTGCTCGCTCTGATGATTATAATGCAGATACTATTATTGGAGAGCATCTTCGCAAGATTGCAGATCTTCGGATCATTTCTGATATTATAATGGAAGAAGATCATAAGAGCGAAAAATTAAAGTCAAACTTGtcaaaggtaaatgaagatatAAAGATGCACTTGGTGGAGATGCAGAACAAATGTGTGGAGACTGATAACAATCTCTGCAAGTTAATAGCGGAAAAAGATAAGCTTCATCAGCATTATAACGCCA AGATCAAGAAAATCGAGTCTGGTGCACGAGAACATATCCAACGACTCTTTAGTGATCATCAAAAAGTTAAACTGCAATTGCAAAACCAAAAGACAGAACTCGAGCTTGAAGGGCAAGAACTTCAGAAACGTGAAGTGGTTAAcgaaaatgaacaaaaaaaactatgtgaGGATATTGAACAG TATGCTGTAAAGAAAAAGATGCTTCAGATGGCATCTGACGAGCAAAGGAAAGCTGATGAAAGTGTGATGAAACTCGCAGAAGATCAAAAG AGGCAAAAGGAAGAACTCCACAACATAATTATTTCGCGTGAGAAACAACTGGATTCAATGCATGCATTAGAACTGGAGATAGAAAAATATAAGGGGCAATTAAATGTTATGCAACACATTAAGAAAGACGACTTGGAGGTTATAAAGAAGGTGGAGGCCATACAGATGGACTTGAGAGAAAAAGAGGAAGAACTTGAGTATTTGGGATCCATGAATCAAACTCTTGTTGTTCAGGAACGCAAAAGCAATGATGAGCTTCAAGATGCTCGTAAAGAAATGATTGAA GGGTTTAAAGACCTACCAAAAACATCTCATATTGGTGTGAAGAGTATGGGGGAGCTCAACAATAAACCTTTTGTTGATGCCATGAAGAGGAAATATAATGAATCAGAAGCAATAGATAGGGCCTCGGAATTGTGCTCATTGTGGGAAGAGTTCCTTCGAGATCCAAATTGGCATCCGTTTAAAGTCATTACCGACAATGGAAAATCTCAG CTTGTGATGGATGAAAATGACGAAAAATTGAATGGCTTAAAGCGAGAGCATGGGAAAGCAGTTTATAAAGCTGTGGTGACTGCTTTGAAAGAGATAAACGAATACAATCCGAGTGGAGCTTATAATATAAGAGAGCTATGGAACTTTGAAGAAGGCAGGAAAGCTACTTTACGGGAAGGGGCTGCATACCTGTTAGAGTTATGGGACTCCCAAAAACCCAAGCGGGTTGGGTAA
- the LOC122587314 gene encoding probable dual-specificity RNA methyltransferase RlmN, translating into MALLQIMCSVTPLARASTRSRSIIVSCSRTVTTLPTTTTKTSPLPESTVLLGMSEEQLQQLAIKFGQQSYRGKQLHHLLYKRKVKQIPELSQVPLAFRTALQEAGYVVGRSSVHSSVVAADGTIKLLIKLEDNRLVETVGIPVTDEKGSVRLTACVSSQVGCPLRCSFCATGKGGFSRNLKGHEIVEQVLAIEEVFNNRVTNVVFMGMGEPMLNLKEVLAAHRCLNKDIQIGQRMMTISTVGVPNTIKRLASHKLQSTLALSLHAPNQKLREKIVPSAKAYPLEAIMKDCRDYFHETSRRVSFEYTLLAGVNDDVEHAKELAELLHQWGPGYHVNLIPFNPIEGTEYKRPYRKAISIFQSMLESRKITVSVRQTRGLDASAACGQLRNEFQKSPLVTPSIDDVPPEPEIEHEPEAAVAC; encoded by the exons ATGGCGCTGTTACAAATCATGTGTTCAGTAACGCCATTAGCACGTGCGTCAACAAGGTCACGTTCCATCATCGTCTCCTGTTCCCGCACCGTCACCACTCTCCCCACAACCACCACTAAAACATCACCACTGCCGGAATCCACCGTGCTTCTTGGCATGTCTGAGGAACAACTTCAACAACTTGCCATCAAATTCGGccag CAAAGTTATAGAGGGAAACAATTGCATCATCTTTTGTACAAGAGAAAGGTTAAACAAATTCCAGAACTAAGTCAAG TTCCTTTGGCATTCAGGACTGCATTACAAGAGGCTGGTTATGTGGTTGGGAGGTCATCTGTGCACAGTTCTGTGGTAGCAGCCGATGGCACTATCAAG CTGCTGATAAAATTAGAAGATAATCGATTAGTGGAAACTGTTGGCATACCAGTTACGGATGAGAAAGGTTCAGTTCGTCTTACAGCTTGTGTCTCATCACAG GTAGGCTGCCCATTACGCTGCTCATTTTGTGCTACTGGAAAGGGAGGATTCTCTAGAAACCTTAAAGGGCACGAGATTGTGGAGCag GTGTTGGCAATAGAGGAGGTGTTTAACAATAGGGTTACAAATGTGGTATTCATGGGAATGGGCGAGCCAATGTTAAATCTGAAAGAAGTTCTAGCTGCTCATCGATGCTTAAACAAG GATATACAAATAGGACAACGGATGATGACCATTTCCACCGTTGGAGTTCCAAATACTATAAAAAGGCTTGCTTCCCACAAACTTCAATCTACGCTAGCTCTTAG CCTTCATGCTCCTAATCAAAAGTTGAGGGAAAAGATTGTGCCAAGTGCTAAAGCGTACCCTCTGGAGGCAATTATGAAGGACTGCAGGGACTATTTCCATGAAACTAGTAGACGGGTATCCTTTGAGTACACACTTTTAG CTGGAGTCAATGATGATGTGGAGCATGCCAAAGAACTTGCTGAATTACTCCATCAATGGGGGCCTGGATATCATGTGAACCTGATCCCTTTTAATCCAATAGAAGGCACCGAGTATAAGCGTCCTTACAGAAAAGCG ATCAGTATATTTCAATCTATGTTAGAGTCCCGTAAAATAACAGTTAGTGTACGTCAGACACGAGGTCTAGATGCAAGTGCAGCTTGTGGGCAGCTACGAAATGAGTTCCAAAAGAGTCCCTTAGTTACACCTTCCATTGATGACGTACCACCTGAACCAGAAATAGAACATGAACCCGAGGCGGCAGTTGCTTGTTAA
- the LOC122586462 gene encoding probable serine/threonine-protein kinase PBL9, with the protein MGSCFSFTLKVESSRLDGKVTSASVPPSPKSQAEILQSANLKPFSFNVLKAATRNFRPDSVLGEGGFGSVYKGWIDEQSLAAAKPGTGTVIAVKRLNHEGIQGHQEWLAEINYLGQLYHQNLVKLIGYCLEDDHRLLVYEFMPRGSLENHLFRRSSYFQPLSWNLRIKVALGAAKGLAYLHSPEAKVIYRDFKSSNILIDSNYNAKLSDFGLAKDGPTDGKSHVSTRVMGTHGYAAPEYMATGHLTAQSDIYSFGVVVLEILTGRRCIDKTRPSGEQILVVFAKPFLASKRKILQIMDPRIEGQYSSAAATRAALLAMKCLMKEPKHRPSADELVKALEQIQELQKAAESTRNETTRKVDENKAVPYPRPVASPNGGG; encoded by the exons ATGGGTTCTTGTTTTAGTTTTacattgaaagttgaaagttctCGACTTGATG GTAAGGTTACATCTGCCTCGGTACCACCTAGTCCTAAGAGTCAGGCTGAGATTTTGCAGTCAGCAAATTTGAAGCCTTTTAGTTTTAATGTGCTTAAAGCAGCTACGAGAAATTTTCGTCCTGATAGTGTGTTAGGAGAAGGTGGATTTGGTTCAGTTTACAAAGGGTGGATTGATGAACAATCACTTGCAGCTGCCAAGCCAGGTACTGGCACTGTCATTGCTGTTAAGAGGTTAAACCATGAAGGTATTCAAGGTCACCAAGAATGGTTG GCAGAGATTAATTATTTAGGGCAGCTATATCATCAAAATCTTGTTAAATTAATTGGGTATTGCCTTGAGGATGACCACAGACTCCTTGTGTATGAATTCATGCCAAGAGGCAGCTTGGAAAACCATCTTTTCAgga GAAGTTCTTACTTTCAACCTCTCTCTTGGAACCTTCGCATAAAAGTTGCTCTTGGAGCTGCAAAGGGCCTTGCCTACTTACATAGTCCTGAAGCAAAAGTGATATATCGTGATTTCAAGTCCTCCAATATATTGATTGATTCT AACTATAACGCAAAACTTTCTGATTTTGGGTTGGCGAAAGATGGGCCGACTGATGGTAAAAGCCATGTCTCTACAAGGGTTATGGGTACCCATGGGTATGCTGCTCCTGAATACATGGCCACAG GTCATTTGACTGCACAGAGTGACATATACAGTTTCGGGGTGGTTGTTCTTGAGATTTTAACGGGTAGACGATGCATTGACAAAACTCGTCCATCTGGCGAGCAAATACTAGTCGTGTTTGCTAAGCCTTTCTTGGCTAGCAAACGAAAGATCCTTCAAATCATGGACCCACGCATTGAAGGTCAATACTCCTCTGCTGCTGCAACCCGAGCAGCTTTACTTGCAATGAAGTGTCTCATGAAAGAACCCAAGCACAGGCCCAGTGCAGATGAGTTGGTCAAAGCGTTAGAGCAGATCCAGGAGTTGCAGAAAGCCGCGGAAAGTACTAGAAATGAAACTACTCGGAAGGTTGATGAAAATAAAGCCGTTCCTTATCCGAGGCCAGTGGCTTCCCCTAATGGCGGTGGTTAA